One Erpetoichthys calabaricus chromosome 8, fErpCal1.3, whole genome shotgun sequence DNA segment encodes these proteins:
- the LOC127525823 gene encoding uncharacterized protein LOC127525823, producing the protein MLWSQLASPLNRLLFLFSKRQEQNRTTPSFLSLFTIHDVLILSPLSFVHNNWCLSAFAIYRTKLYFSPEPAVSSPVNSGPYLIAVLAKTRVIINNASLIALDGKRLTHIFISFFTVGLLISLLTFSRSLSQSLQDGWLLGIHMQHLWDRRRGITEERVPRRCPVKETDAATSRPQPINLKPTRRRFHSVIRASHWTELHSFDRRSENVLLKPYC; encoded by the exons ATGCTTTGGTCTCAGCTGGCATCTCCTCTAAATCGATTACTATTTCTATTTTCAAAAAGACAAGAGCAGAATCGTACCACACCATCATTCTTATCGCTCTTCACCATTCATGATGTACTTATCCTTTCTCCATTGTCATTTGTACATAATAATTGGTGTTTGTCAGCCTTCGCTATTTACAggacaaaactttatttttcaccAGAACCGGCCGTCTCCTCACCAGTGAACAGCGGTCCTTATCTGATAGCTGTTTTGGCCAAGACCAGGGTAATTATTAATAATGCCAGTCTTATTGCGTTGGATGGGAAGAGGCTCACCCACATTTTCATCTCGTTTTTCACTGTAGGGCTGCTAATTTCATTGCTGACATTTTCACGTTCACTTAGTCAGAGTCTGCAGGACGGGTGGCTGCTAGGGATCCACATGCAGCACTTGTGGGACAGACGCAGGGGGATCACAGAAGAAAGAG TACCAAGAAGATGCCCAGTAAAGGAAACTGACGCTGCCACTTCCAGACCCCAGCCTATAAATCTCAAGCCCACTAGAAGGAGGTTTCATTCTGTGATCCGAGCATCCCACTGGACAGAGCTCCATTCCTTTGACCGACGTTCAGAGAACGTTTTGCTTAAGCCCTATTGCTGA
- the LOC114655691 gene encoding claudin-4-like produces the protein MALQSVGISLSMIGLAGTIAICAMPMWRVTAFIGNNIVVAQVFWEGLWMNCVYQSTGQMQCKMYDSQLDLSPDLQAARGLVVISIVMACLGFLIFVVGAQCTNCLENQRAKATIVVVSGVTYVLTGITTLVPVCWTANTIIRDFYNPLVPNALKKELGAALYAGWATAAFLLIGGAMLCWTCPPEKEHYPMRYTPAKPNTVNSYISQNYV, from the coding sequence ATGGCGCTTCAGTCAGTAGGCATATCCTTGTCTATGATTGGACTGGCCGGCACCATCGCAATCTGTGCAATGCCAATGTGGAGGGTGACAGCATTCATTGGAAACAACATTGTGGTGGCCCAGGTGTTTTGGGAGGGTCTCTGGATGAACTGTGTGTACCAGAGCACAGGCCAGATGCAGTGCAAGATGTATGATTCACAGCTGGATTTGTCTCCTGATCTTCAGGCTGCCCGTGGTTTGGTGGTCATCAGTATAGTCATGGCCTGTCTTGGATTCCTGATCTTTGTGGTGGGTGCCCAGTGCACCAACTGTCTAGAAAATCAGCGTGCTAAAGCCACAATTGTGGTGGTGTCAGGAGTCACCTATGTCCTCACCGGCATTACAACACTAGTACCAGTGTGCTGGACAGCAAACACTATCATCCGTGACTTCTACAACCCTCTGGTACCTAACGCTCTCAAGAAAGAGCTAGGTGCTGCTCTCTACGCCGGTTGGGCAACAGCAGCCTTCTTGCTAATTGGAGGGGCCATGTTGTGCTGGACCTGCCCTCCAGAAAAAGAGCATTACCCCATGAGGTACACACCTGCCAAGCCAAATACTGTCAATAGCTACATTTCCCAAAACTATGTCTGA
- the LOC114655690 gene encoding claudin-4-like yields the protein MASTGLQILGIALAVLGWLAVIVVCALPMWRVTAFIGSNIVTAQLIWEGIWMNCVVQSTGQMQCKVYDSMLALSQDLQAARALSVISIVVGLLAILVSIVGGKCTNCVEDESTKAKISIVAGIAFILSGLLILIPVCWTANTVIRDFYNPLLTDAQRRELGASLYIALEMAGIALSVLGWMGVILICALPMWRVTAFIGSNIVVAQVFWEGLWMNCVNQSTGQMQCKVYDSLLALSQDLQAARAMVTISIAVGFLGILLSIVGAKCTNCVQEESIKARISITTGIMFIITGLLTLIPVCWTANTVIRDFYNPLLTDAQRRELGACLYVGWACSAGLIAGGALLCCTCPPKEDNHYSTKYSVAKSTAPSKVYV from the exons ATGGCCTCTACTGGACTGCAGATTTTGGGCATTGCCCTTGCTGTGCTTGGCTGGCTGGCTGTCATCGTTGTGTGCGCCCTGCCAATGTGGAGAGTGACAGCTTTTATCGGCAGCAACATTGTGACGGCTCAGCTCATCTGGGAAGGCATCTGGATGAACTGCGTGGTGCAGAGCACGGGGCAGATGCAGTGCAAGGTCTACGACTCTATGCTGGCCCTTTCTCAAGACCTCCAGGCCGCTCGGGCCCTCTCTGTCATCTCAATTGTGGTGGGGCTGCTTGCTATATTGGTGTCTATTGTGGGAGGCAAATGCACCAACTGTGTGGAAGATGAGTCCACCAAAGCAAAGATAAGCATCGTTGCCGGCATTGCCTTCATACTCTCTGGCCTGCTCATCCTTATCCCTGTGTGCTGGACTGCCAACACCGTCATCAGGGACTTCTACAACCCCTTGCTGACAGACGCCCAGAGGAGAGAGCTGGGAGCCTCACTCTACATCG CTCTTGAGATGGCAGGCATCGCTCTGTCGGTGCTCGGATGGATGGGGGTAATCCTAATCTGCGCCTTGCCTATGTGGAGGGTTACAGCCTTCATTGGCAGCAACATCGTGGTGGCTCAAGTCTTTTGGGAAGGCCTCTGGATGAATTGTGTCAATCAGAGCACTGGGCAGATGCAGTGTAAGGTCTATGACTCCTTACTGGCTCTTTCACAAGATCTGCAAGCTGCTCGTGCCATGGTGACCATCTCTATTGCTGTGGGCTTCCTTGGTATCCTGCTGTCAATTGTTGGAGCCAAATGTACCAACTGCGTACAAGAGGAGAGTATCAAGGCCAGGATCAGCATTACCACGGGCATCATGTTCATCATCACCGGGCTTCTCACCCTGATTCCTGTGTGCTGGACGGCCAACACAGTCATCAGAGATTTCTACAACCCTTTGCTGACAGATGCCCAGAGGAGGGAGCTCGGAGCCTGTCTCTATGTCGGCTGGGCATGCTCGGCTGGTCTGATTGCGGGTGGTGCTCTGCTCTGCTGCACCTGTCCACCTAAGGAGGACAACCACTACTCTACCAAGTATTCAGTGGCAAAATCCACAGCTCCCAGTAAGGTCTACGTGTAA